A part of bacterium genomic DNA contains:
- a CDS encoding DUF5009 domain-containing protein: MERTRSHALDALRGFAILTMVLSGVIPYGVLPAWMYHAQVPPPAHKFDPTLPGLTWVDLVFPLFLFCLGAALPLALSTRLSQGAARWKIAGGILQRGFLLGFFAIYLQHLKPYALSTQPTATHWLLGLLAFASFFAIFTRLPKSWQPTARYAVRTAGWLVAIALLATVRYPDGSGFALTRSDIIIIVLANMAVFGSLVWLVTRSRLIPRLGILGVLLALRLAGATPGVVAWLWQATPAPWFYKLYYLQYLFLVIPGTIAGDLLLRWMNSPREEETPMRTWNKSRQLALVAMMIGLVIFLLIGLQARWLTATAVITLVVLLIGAWLVRRPRNRTESLLAKLYSWGAYWMLLGLLFEPFEGGIKKDHPTLSYYFVTAGLAIFLLIALIILIEVWQRRRGFQLLIANGQNPMLAYIGVSFAIMPVLQLTGLYPLLQAVTAAPWLGFLRGCLLTWLLALMVNFFTKRKIIWRT; encoded by the coding sequence ATGGAACGCACCCGCAGTCATGCGCTCGATGCCCTGCGCGGCTTTGCCATCTTGACGATGGTGCTCTCCGGCGTAATTCCGTATGGCGTTCTGCCGGCGTGGATGTATCATGCCCAAGTGCCGCCGCCCGCGCACAAGTTCGATCCCACCCTGCCGGGCCTCACCTGGGTTGATTTGGTTTTTCCGCTGTTTCTGTTTTGTCTGGGCGCGGCCCTGCCGCTCGCGCTTTCCACGCGCCTGAGCCAAGGCGCCGCGCGCTGGAAAATCGCCGGTGGGATCTTGCAGCGCGGTTTCTTGCTCGGCTTCTTTGCCATTTATTTGCAGCACCTCAAGCCCTACGCGCTCAGCACGCAACCGACTGCAACACACTGGCTGCTCGGCTTGCTGGCTTTCGCCTCGTTCTTCGCGATCTTCACCCGGCTGCCGAAGTCCTGGCAGCCCACAGCGCGCTATGCCGTGCGCACCGCGGGCTGGCTCGTTGCGATCGCCTTGCTCGCCACCGTCCGCTATCCCGACGGCAGCGGCTTCGCACTCACCCGCAGCGACATCATCATCATCGTGCTCGCCAACATGGCGGTGTTCGGCAGCCTGGTCTGGCTCGTCACGCGCTCTCGTCTGATTCCGCGTCTGGGAATTCTTGGCGTGTTGCTGGCGTTGCGTCTGGCCGGCGCAACGCCGGGCGTGGTGGCATGGCTGTGGCAGGCCACGCCCGCGCCGTGGTTCTACAAACTGTATTACCTGCAATATCTCTTTCTCGTGATTCCCGGCACGATTGCGGGCGACCTGCTGTTGCGCTGGATGAATTCTCCTCGCGAAGAAGAAACGCCGATGCGCACCTGGAACAAAAGCCGGCAACTTGCCCTGGTGGCCATGATGATCGGCCTGGTCATCTTCCTCTTGATCGGATTGCAGGCGCGCTGGCTGACCGCCACCGCGGTGATTACTTTGGTTGTGCTTCTGATCGGCGCCTGGCTGGTGCGCCGTCCGCGCAACCGCACCGAAAGCCTGCTGGCCAAGCTGTATAGTTGGGGCGCTTACTGGATGCTGCTCGGGCTTTTGTTCGAACCTTTTGAGGGCGGCATCAAGAAGGATCATCCGACACTGAGCTACTACTTCGTCACCGCCGGGCTGGCAATCTTTCTGCTGATTGCGCTCATCATTCTCATCGAAGTTTGGCAGCGGCGGCGCGGATTTCAGCTTCTCATCGCCAACGGCCAGAATCCGATGCTGGCCTACATCGGCGTGTCGTTTGCGATCATGCCGGTGCTGCAACTCACCGGCCTCTATCCGCTGCTGCAGGCGGTCACCGCCGCGCCGTGGCTGGGATTTCTGCGGGGCTGTTTGCTGACCTGGCTGCTCGCGCTCATGGTGAATTTTTTCACCAAGAGAAAGATCATCTGGCGGACTTGA
- a CDS encoding AAC(3) family N-acetyltransferase encodes MRMTLPDYLHALGLRPGLHVLLHCSLRKIRSAFPASNAEALIAALQSLLTADGSLIMPAFSYCFKKTTGDSTPFRPADTPGDTGYVSERFRRSAGVRRTAAPTHSFALWGKITEEVEADNSPTCPLGEGSVLAWLQAKSDSAIALLGVDFSALTFGHYLESKAKLPWLAVFPWAHEGILPIAVSARGEQPLQEVPGCSRSFINLEYHLLAQRRLMPLQHAGLRSYLIPVARLYEEGLEFLREHPAGLLCAPGTCPACDARRKACHVS; translated from the coding sequence ATGCGCATGACTCTGCCCGATTACCTGCACGCGCTCGGCCTGCGGCCGGGCCTGCATGTGCTGCTGCACTGCTCGCTGCGGAAAATCCGTTCGGCCTTTCCCGCGAGCAATGCGGAAGCGCTGATTGCGGCCCTGCAGTCGCTTCTCACCGCGGACGGCTCTTTGATCATGCCGGCTTTCTCCTATTGCTTCAAGAAGACCACCGGTGATTCGACGCCGTTCCGACCGGCCGACACGCCCGGCGATACAGGCTACGTCTCCGAGAGATTCCGCCGCAGTGCGGGCGTGCGTCGCACCGCCGCGCCGACCCATTCGTTCGCGCTGTGGGGAAAAATCACCGAAGAAGTTGAGGCGGACAACTCTCCCACCTGCCCGCTCGGCGAGGGCAGCGTGCTCGCCTGGCTGCAAGCCAAAAGCGATTCAGCCATCGCCCTGCTGGGCGTCGATTTTTCAGCGCTGACGTTTGGACATTATTTGGAGAGCAAAGCGAAGCTGCCCTGGCTTGCGGTGTTCCCCTGGGCGCATGAAGGCATTCTACCAATCGCAGTTTCCGCACGCGGTGAACAGCCGCTGCAGGAAGTTCCGGGCTGCAGCCGCTCATTCATCAATTTGGAATATCATTTGTTGGCGCAACGCCGTCTGATGCCGCTTCAGCACGCCGGGCTGCGCAGTTATCTGATCCCGGTGGCGCGCTTGTATGAGGAGGGTTTGGAATTTCTCCGCGAGCATCCCGCCGGCTTGCTGTGCGCGCCGGGCACTTGTCCGGCCTGCGACGCCCGACGAAAGGCATGTCATGTCTCTTGA